One genomic window of Solanum stenotomum isolate F172 chromosome 9, ASM1918654v1, whole genome shotgun sequence includes the following:
- the LOC125877164 gene encoding inactive protein kinase SELMODRAFT_444075-like, with the protein MKSGNLDVGKRVVVVAVKASREISRSAFIWALTHVVQPGDSVKLLVLIPNHTSSIRLWGLRRFNSDCTASNWRSLSGTTLDQKDFISESCTQMLLQLHDIYDPNKMKVKVKVISGSQSGVVAAEARRVQTRWVVLDKRMKKEARICMEQLECNIVQMKNSQPKVLRLNFLGSPNTETEVSRTSQASSKHLGEKSDDHWNEIRVPNVTPASSPEHSSFTTTDAGTSSISSLDIGTSPLFFSEVNWDMKKTFSHKCNHYSDESDSDTDSEKLRSPTTSICSQQWMQDILVAAKDFSHYLKRDSPRSKGTLLKLKHDVFPEKSFGLDREPKVCLKKEGHDVEINSNMRKMMLLNKDSPADPPPLCSICQHKAPLFGKPPRWFTYSELERATSRFSQANFLAEGGYGSVHRGHLPDGQVIAVKQYKSASSQGDLEFCSEVEVLSCAQHRNVVMLIGFCVEDGRRLLVYEYICNGSLDSHLYGRNGHPLNWSARQKIAVGAARGLRYLHEECRVGCIVHRDMRPNNILLTHDFEPLVGDFGLARWQPEGDLGVDTRVIGTFGYLAPEYAQSGQITEKADAYSFGIVLLELVTGRKAIDINRPKGQQSLSEWARPLLRKSAISELIDPCIVNCCLEQEVRGMLHCASLCIRRDPNSRPRMSQVLRMLEGDVLVS; encoded by the exons ATGAAGAGTGGGAACTTGGATGTGGGAAAGAGAGTTGTGGTTGTTGCTGTGAAAGCTTCGAGAGAGATTTCAAGAAGTGCTTTTATTTGGGCATTAACTCATGTGGTTCAACCAGGGGATTCTGTTAAGTTGCTGGTTCTCATTCCTAATCATACCTCAA GTATAAGGCTTTGGGGTTTACGTAGATTTAACAGCGATTGCACAGCTAGCAACTGGAGATCACTGTCCGGAACGACTTTAGATCAAAAGGATTTCATTTCAGAATCGTGTACTCAAATGTTGCTTCAACTTCATGATATTTACGATCCAAATAAA ATGAAGGTGAAGGTCAAAGTCATTTCTGGATCACAGTCTGGAGTAGTGGCTGCTGAAGCTAGGAGAGTTCAGACTCGATGGGTGGTATTGGATAA GAGAATGAAAAAAGAGGCTAGAATCTGTATGGAGCAACTGGAATGCAATATTGTTCAGATGAAAAACTCTCAACCAAAAGTGCTTCGTTTGAATTTCCTTGGATCCCCCAACACTGAAACTGAAGTCTCCCGTACGTCACAAGCATCTTCGAAACATTTAGGTGAAAAGTCTGATGATCACTGGAATGAGATTCGGGTGCCGAATGTGACTCCAGCAAGTAGTCCAGAGCATTCATCATTCACCACAACTGATGCTGGGACATCCTCAATTTCCAGTCTAGACATAGGGACTTCGCCTCTTTTCTTCTCTGAGGTTAATTGGGATATGAAGAAGACCTTTTCACATAAATGCAATCATTATTCAGATGAATCCGATTCAGATACAGATAGTGAAAAACTGAGATCACCTACAACAAGCATATGTTCCCAGCAATGGATGCAAGACATTCTCGTTGCAgcaaaggatttctcacattaCTTAAAGAGAGACTCACCAAGATCCAAAGGCACACTGCTAAAGTTAAAGCATGATGTTTTCCCAGAAAAATCATTTGGACTTGATCGAGAACCTAAAGTTTGTTTAAAGAAAGAAGGGCATGATGTGGAAATAAACAGTAATATGAGAAAAATGATGTTATTAAACAAAGATTCTCCTGCTGATCCTCCTCCACTTTGTTCAATATGTCAACACAAGGCACCTTTATTTGGAAAACCACCTCGGTGGTTCACTTATTCTGAGCTCGAACGTGCTACCAGTCGATTTTCACAAGCTAACTTTTTGGCTGAGGGTGGGTATGGTTCTGTACATCGTGGGCACTTACCAGATGGCCAAGTTATAGCAGTCAAGCAATACAAATCAGCTAGTTCGCAGGGAGACCTTGAATTTTGCTCTGAAGTGGAGGTCCTGAGCTGTGCTCAACATCGAAATGTTGTGATGCTTATAGGCTTCTGTGTGGAAGATGGAAGAAGGTTACTAGTTTATGAATACATCTGCAATGGCTCTTTAGATTCTCACCTTTATG GACGTAATGGACATCCATTAAATTGGTCAGCACGTCAAAAGATTGCTGTGGGAGCTGCTCGAGGACTGAGATACCTGCATGAGGAGTGCAGAGTAGGTTGTATTGTTCATCGTGACATGCGGCCAAATAATATCCTCCTAACTCATGATTTTGAGCCATTG GTTGGAGACTTTGGGCTGGCGAGGTGGCAACCCGAAGGAGACTTAGGAGTTGATACCAGAGTAATTGGAACATTTGG GTACTTGGCACCGGAATATGCTCAAAGTGGTCAAATAACTGAAAAAGCTGATGCATACTCATTTGGTATAGTACTATTGGAACTTGTCACTGGAAGAAAAGCTATAGACATTAACCGCCCAAAGGGCCAGCAGTCCCTCAGTGAATGG GCACGTCCTCTGCTTCGAAAGAGTGCCATCTCTGAACTCATCGACCCATGTATAGTGAACTGCTGCTTGGAGCAGGAAGTTCGTGGCATGCTACATTGTGCTTCATTATGCATTCGCCGGGACCCTAATTCAAGGCCGAGGATGTCTCAG GTACTTCGGATGTTGGAAGGTGACGTGTTAGTGAGCTAG